GGATGATGGGGCGGCCGTACTGGTCGTAGCCCTGGGTGTAGAAGTAGTATTTGGTGCGCCGGATGTTGATGGTGGCAACCCGACCGCTGAGGGCGACCAGCCGCGGATTGGCGCGAATGGTCACGTCGCCCTTCTGCTCCAGCGCATTCAGGTTGACGTAGAACTTGCGGTCGAGCTTGCCCACGCCCTGGTAGAATATCTGCCCCGGCCCCAAGTCGCCGATGGGCAGCAAGCCGCCGAAGCGCCCCTTGGCATAGCTCCAGTCCAGCCCCAGGTCGCGGCTGGCGTCCTTGGACATCTCGGTCACCAGCACGTCCATCGTCACCTGGGGTGCCGGGGTGTCGAGGGCCGCGAGGTATGCGCGAATCTGCTCGGCCTTGTCAGCGGCCCCGACGCAGATTAGCAGGTTGCGCTCCGGCTCGGTGCGGCAGTAGCTCCGGTACTCCTCGGGCAAGCACGCCAGGGCCTGCTCGGTGGTCAGGTACTTAGGGCGGATCAGTTGGCCGTTGATGGCGCCGGTCGCCGGCGCAGTTGCAGTCGAAGGCGCGACCACGGTCTCGGGGGCGGGGGGCGCAGGCGTCACCGACGGAGCGGATGACCCGCTGCCAGGCGCAGTGCCCTTTACCGCCAACCTCTCCTCCGTCTTCGGGAGCGTCAGCACATACAGGTCCGGCTCGTACTGCTGCTGCTGCCAACTGATGACCTTGGCCTGGCAGAAGAGTATCCGCTCGCTGTCGGGGGCCCAGGACTCGCACTCATAGTAGATGTAGTACGGGTCCTTTCCCTGGCGGCACGATAGCAGCCGATTGACCTGTTCAGTGGTCGTCTCATAGACCTCGAGCGCATCTCCCGGGTCGGTCTTCTGTGCTTGGTCTCCCGTCCCCCGTAGGACGTACGTCAGCCCATGGCGAAAGACCCTCTTGGAATCCGGTGAAATCCACCAGTCGTGATCCTCGCTCAGGTTGCGAGCGCCGACCGGGGTCCCCAGAATGCGCCGCCACTTTCCCTCTCGCCAGTCAATAAGGAACGTGCCCTTGTAGCCCCAGGCCTCATCCTGAATCACGCCATGGCAGATGATGTAGCTCTGGTCGGGGGCCCAGGAGGGATGGACGAACGTGCCCCTACCCGCGGTCGAGTGGCTTGCGCCTGAGACGATGGTGTGCTCGTCCGTGCCGTCAGGGCGCACAAGAAGGATGTCCCACTTCGAGCCCATCCTGACTTCGTCCGGGTACCGGTCCTTGGCGGAGAAGAAAACAATCCACTCGCCATCGGGGGACCATTTCGGCTCGCCGCAGCTGCGGTGGTCGTTCGTAACCTGGAATAAGCCGGTGCCGTCTATGTTGGAGCGCCAGATCTCCGGTGTCGTGGACGGCGCGGGACGTGCGGCAAAGGTGATCTGCTTGCTGTCGGGCGACCAAGAGCCATTGCTGTCGTAGGCTGTTGTCCCGAATAGATTGCCGCCAATGCGCACCGGCTCCGTACCGTCGGCAGGAAAGACCCATAAGAACCATTTCCCGCGCTGGCGGTCGCGAATCTGGTAGGCGAGATGCTGGCCATCCGGGGCCCAAATCGGCGGCGCATCGCCCCCCGCGCCGAAATCACCGCGCTGATAGCCGCCCATGATGCGCTTGGTGTCGCCAGTGGCGAGATCGTACACGCAGACGCACGCGTCGCTCTGGTCTTCGTTCTTGTTCGCGAAGACGTAACCGATCTTCGTCCCATCAGGCGACCAGCCGGCAAGCATCGGCCAGCCAACGGCGCTGATGGCGCGTGAGTCGGAGCCATCGCCGTTCATGACGCACAGCTCGCGATCCGACTTGCTGACCGTGCGGTAGAAGACCACAAGATCACCCTTGGGGGCGAACCCCGCGCCGCGCTCGGTATAGGACTTCCCGTCTCTGGTGAGTTGTCTGATGACAACATCGGGCGCGACCTCGTAGGCCCAGGCCCCGCTCGTCGCGACTGCAATGACTGCCGCCAAGCACACTACCCGCGCAAGACAATACAGACGACCCCCACTGTCAGCACTCAAGGCAGAACCCCCTTCCCGTGAGATCCCAGCGTGCTATCCTCACCTCGCCTGGACTCTGGCCGCCATCCAGCGTCCGAACCCCGTCATCTCGATTCGTCAGCGTTTGTCGGGATGAGCCAGAAAACGGAGCAAAGCGCGGTCCTTCATATTTCCGCCCGTTCTCAGGTCCCTTCCTCCCACGCCGCCAGGTACTTCTCCTGCTCCGGGGTTAGGGCGTCTATCTCCACCCCCATCGCCGCCAGCTTGAGGCGGGCGATCTCTTCGTCAATCTCGCGCGGCACCGAGTGCACCGCTTTGGTCAGCTCGCGCCCGTGCTGTGCGAGATGGACGCACGACATGGCCTGGTTGGCGAAGCTCATGTCCATCACGCTCGAGGGGTGCCCCTCGGCCGCCGCCAGGTTGATCAGCCGCCCGTCGCCCAGCAGGTACAGCCGCCGCCCGTCCGCTAGCTCGAACTCCTCCACGAACTCGCGCACGCGCCGGCGCGCGCGCGCCATCGCCGCCAGTTGGGGGAGATTGATCTCGACGTTGAAGTGCCCGGTGTTGCACAGCACCGCGCCGTCGCGCATCACCTCGAAGTGCTCGGCGCGGATGATGCCCGTGTCGCCGGTGACGGTAATGAAGATGTCGCCCACGCGCGCGGCCTGCGCCATGGGCAGCACCTGGTAGCCGTCCATGGTCGCCTCCAGCGCGCGCAGGGGATCAACCTCGGTGACGATGACATGCGCCCCCATGCCGCGCGCCCGCAACGCCACCCCGCGCCCGCACAGGCCGTAGCCGGCGACGACAAAGCGCTTGCCGGCGATGAGCAGGTTGGTGGCGCGCAGAATGCCGTCGAGCGAGCTCTGCCCGGTGCCGTAGCGGTTGTCGAAGAGGTGCTTCGTGTTCGCATCATTGACCGCGATGATGGGATAGGCGAGCGCCCCGTCGCGCGCCATGTTGCGCAGGCGAATGACGCCGGTGGTGGTCTCCTCGCAGCCGCCGATGACGTTCGCCAGCAAGTCCTTGCGCTTGGTGTGGAGGATGTACGTGAAATCCGCGCCGTCGTCTATCGTGATCTGTGGCTTCAGGTCGAGCACGGCGTCTATATGCTGGTAGTAGGTTTTCTCGTCCTCGCCCTTGCGCGCGAAGGTGGGCACCCCCGCGGCGACCGCGAGATAGGCGGCGGCGTCATCCTGGGTGGACAGCGGATTCGACGCGCACAACGCGGGCTCCGCCCCCGCCGCCTTGAGCACGTGCATCAAGTTGACGGTCTCGGTGGTAACGTGCAGGCAGGCGCCGATGCGCACGCCCGTCAGCGGCTGCTCGCGAGTAAAGCGCTCTGTGAGCAGCTTGAGCACCGGCATTTCGCGCCCCGCCCATTCCGCGCGCAGGCGGCCCTGCTCGGCCAAACCGGCATCGGTCACGTCATAAGTCATGGAAACCTCCGATCCTCGATGGTAGGGGCACAGCGTGCGGTGCCCAATCACGCGCGCCGCACTACATGCGCGTTGGATTATAGCAACCGCCTCAATGAGGGGTCAAGCAAACGCGGAAAGGGCGAGGTCGCCCAGGGTCAGTAATAGCTACAACCTTCGGCCGCATGGCTGCCGTCGGCTGGACCGGCATGAGAGCCTATCCTAAGATTCACACTCCACGGGCATGTCATTCCGAACGACTTGTCCCCCGTAGCATCGGCGAAGGGGGAAGTGAGGAATCTCGGTTCGGAACGAGATCCCTCGCTGCCGCTCGGGATGACAGTCAGCCGGTCTTTCGGATAGGCTCTTAGCCGATCGAAGTGGTATGCCTGCGCGCCGGCCCGGAAAACGACGACAGGCCGCGCGCCATTGTCTGGGAACGGCGTCGCGGCCTGGTGCCCGGATGAGTCGGCCCGGTGCATTCCGGCCTACCCGGTTGCCACCTATACCCCATGGCTGCCGCCAATGCGAGCGCGGCGCCCGAATGTACGGCTTCGCGGCAGCCGCCCCACGCAGGTGGAAACCCACTGCGGCTCCCTAGAGCAACGAAAGAAGGGAGGGGAGACGGGGAGGACTGCGAAAGAGCGTATGACTGCCGACAGCCTGCGCCCCGGCTCGCGCGCTAGCAACATAACCGACCTCGCCGCGACCTGTCAAGCCCTTTGCAGGCTCCTGAGGGGCTGGGTGTGAGCATTCTTCTTTGGTCAGATTGTTGAGCGGACGTGGGCGTTGCGGTTGACAATCACGGCCGGTTTGTGGTATATATAACCTGGTAATTGAGGATGGCAGCCAAGCCCTGATGCCTGTAGGCACCGGGGCTAGCTTATTCCGGCGGAAGGTTGGCATACAGCCAGCCTTCCGCTTACATGTAGAATGAGGCTCCACGGAGGTGCCGCGGGGCAGTCCGGGAGGGCGTCGCATGGACCAGAGCACCTACGACGAAATGCAGCAAAGCCTGGCAGTCACTCGCGAGGGCTACACGAAGCTCCTGGATGAGCTGGAGCACCTGAAGACGGTGGAGCGCAAGCAGGTGGCAAATCGGATCCGCGAGGCCAAGCAGTTCGGTGACCTCGAAGGCAACGCCGAGTTCGAGGAAGCCAAGACCGAGCAGGCCCACGTCGAGGGCAGAATCCTGGAACTTCAGCGGCTGCTCCAAAACGCCTCGGTGATCGAGCGCAGCGAGGGGCCCGCCGACGAGGTGCGCCTGGGCTCGGTCGTCAAGCTCAAGGACCAGGCTGGTAAGAAGATCGAGTATCGCATCGTCGGGCCGGTCGAGGCGGACCCCGGCAACCATCGCATTTCCTACCAGTCGCCGGTGGGCCAGGCTCTGGTCGGGCACTCCAAGGGCAATAAGGTCAAGGTGACGGCGCCGGCCGGCGCGGTATCGTACACGATCGTTGATGTGAAGAACTGATACGACGCGGCTGCGGGCCCCATGAGCGCTCATCGGCGAACCCGTTTGCCAGAGCGATGGTTCAGAGTAAGCAGTGGGCCGCGGTGCCGTCGCGCTAACGGTTTCAGTGAGGGCCGGCAGGTATCGCCGGCCCTTGCGTTTAACATAGCCTGCCGTGAGCGACGAAGAACACGAGCTTGTCCGTCAGCGCCGCCTCAAGCTCGAGCGCCTGCGCGAGCTCGGCCGCGACCCCTTTGCCATCACCCGCTTCGAGCGCACGCACCTGGCGCGCGAGGTGGTGGAGGGTTACTGCGAGCTCGAGGGCCGACAGGTAACGGTCGCCGGGCGCCTGAGGTCCCTGCGCACCCACGGCAAGGCGGCCTTCGGCGACCTCGCCGACATCTCCGGCACCATCCAGATCTTCTGCAAGCTCGACCGGCTGGGGGCGGAGAGCTTCGCGCTGCTGGAGGAAGTTGACATCGGCGACTTCCTGGGGGTCGCGGGCGAGGTCATGACCACCCGCAGCGGCGAGATCACCGTGGCGGCGGAGCGCCTGGAGGTGTTGTCGAAGTCCCTACGCCCGCTGCCGGACAAGTGGCACGGGCTGAAGGATACGGAGATCCGCTATCGCCGGCGCTACGTGGACCTCATCATCAACCCCGAGGTTCGCCGCACCTTCATCGTGCGCAGCCAGGTCATCCGCGAGATCCGGCGCTTCCTCGACGGCCGCGGTTTCCTCGAGGTCGAAACGCCGATGATGCAGGCCATCCCCGGCGGCGGCGCGGCCAAGCCGTTCATCACTCACCACAACGCGCTGGACCTCGACCTCTACTTGCGCGTCGCCCCCGAGCTCTACCTCAAGCGCCTGATCGTCGGCGGGTTCGAGAAGATCTACGAGGTCAACCGCAGCTTTCGCAACGAGGGCGTTTCGACGCGCCACAACCCCGAGTTCACCATGCTCGAGGTCTATCAAGCGTACGCCGACTACAACGACATGATGAAGCTGACCGAGGAGTTGATTGCCCACGTGTGCGGGGAGGTGCTGGGCGACCTGAGCCTGACCTACCAGGGGCGGCAGGTGGACCTGAGCCCGCCCTGGAGACGCATCGGCCTGCTCGACGCCATCGCCGAGCGCACCGGCGCCGACCCGCAGCGGCTGATGGAGGCCGACTCAGCGCGGGCGTTGTGCGGCGAGCTGGGGCTGCCCGCGGGAGCGGATCTGCGGCTAACCACGCTGGTCAACAACATCTTCGAGGCGCGGGTGGAGCCGCATCTCATCCAGCCGACGTTCGTGGTGGACTACCCGACCGCGATCTCGCCCCTGGCCAAGCGCAAGCCCGGCAACCCCGACCTGGTGGAGCGGTTCGAGCCGTTCGTCGCGGGACGCGAGTTGGGCAACGCCTTCACCGAGCTCAACGACCCCATAGACCAGCACCGCCGCTTCGAGGAGCAGGCGCGCGCGCGCGCGGCGGGCGACGAGGAAGCCCATCCCATGGACGAAGACTACGTGCGCGCGCTGGAATACGGGATGCCGCCGACGGGGGGCCTGGGCATCGGCATTGACCGCCTGGTGATGCTGCTCACCGATTCCCCCTCCATCCGTGACGTCATCCTCTTCCCGCAGATGCGGCCGCAAGCCTGAGCCGCAAGGCGTCAGCCAGGCGTGAAGATGGGGGGCGTTCGCATGCACCGCCCGCGTGAATCCCGGCGCAGCGCTCACGGCGCTGCGCCGGCAGGCGCGGCCTGCAGATTGACCTCCACCGGCTCCTCGCGGAACTCGCCCTTGCCGTTCTGCCACACCCACGAGCGCAGGGAGACGCTGTCGCCATTGCCGCCGCCGTTGCGGATGGAGACAATGAGGTAGGAGTAGTAGGGCCACGCCTTGGCGGCGTCGTGCACCGACGGGTGCGGCGGAAACCTCGGGTGGGAATGGTAGAAGCCGATGATCTGCTCCTCGGTACCCATGGTCGCGCGCGCCACGCGGTAGATCTCGGCGGGGTCAATCTCGTAGCGGTCGCGACGGCCGTCGCGGCTAACGTTGGCGGCGGGGTAGGCAACGGTAACCGTTCGCGCGTGCTCGCGGCGGCCCACCAGGATGCCGCACGACTCGGCGGGATAGGCGCGTTCGGCGTGCGCGATGATCTGCTGCAGGATGCCTTTGCTGAGCGAGAGCATAACACGTTCCTCGGCGCGGGCCACGCCGCCGGCCCTTCAGATTCTATTCTACCACAGACGTCAGGCCCGCTAACCCTCAGCGCGTCACCGCGCCGCATTTTTCGGCGTCATCGGTGGGCACTTATTGCCACTTCGCAGGAGCTGCGGCACATTGCCGCCTCTCGCCGGGCGGCTGCGCATCGCGACCGGCCGCGGAAAAGGGATAAGCGCGCCCGCCGCCGAATGAAGCAGAGCGCCCGACTGATGTCCGGCGCCACTCCCCGGGGGTCGCCCCCCGGTACGCGGAATCGCAAGCGGTGGAGCTAGCCTCAATCGCCGCAGCCGCAGCGGCTGCGATTCCCCTGTTGGGCCTGGGTGCGGCTTCTCGCCGCAGGGCGGTCTTGCCGCGCAGCCGCCTCCCCGGCCTGGTGTCTCCCGAGCGCGCCTTGACCAGGCTCTACTGGAGCGCGTGGCAGGGAGCGTGGGAGCGGCTGCACGATCCCCAACTCACCCTCATACCCACCACCGGCGCCGACGACGGGACGGCGCTCGCCGCGCAAGATGCGAAATACGCGGCCGGTGTCCTGCCTGGTCAGCGCATGCCCATGCCGCGGCAGACTCCATCGGCGCCCGTCTGGGCATGGGCGGAATGGGACATCTACCTGGTCGGCGGAGATCGCGCGCGGCTGGCGCGGGTGCTGCCCGTGGTCGCGCGCTTTCATCGGTGGATGGTGGAGAACCATCGCAGCGCCGACGGCCTCTACCATCTCGACCGGGCGACGCCCACGCGAGTGGTCCTGTCGTCGCAGATGGCGCTGGACGCGCACCGCCTGTCGCTGATGGCGCGCGAACTCGAATGCCATGATGACGCCGCGGCGTTCGCCGCCGAACACGCCGAGTTGACGCAGGGGATCAACCGCGAGTTGTGGGCCGCCGCCGGCCGCGCATACAACGAGAATGGCACCGCCGAGACGCCGGCCCTGGCCCAGGCGTGGCCTTTGCTCGCCGGGGTCGTTCCACCACAGCGCGCCGACGCCGTAATCGGCCATCTCGCCGAGTGGATGCTGCGCCGTTCCCCGAGCGGCGAAGACATGACGGCAACCTACGTCGTCGTGCGCGCTCTGCTGGCGGCGGGGCGACCCGGTCTGGCAAGGACGGTTGCGCTCGAACACCTGCGCGCCTTGATGACGGAGCCGGGCGCGACGGCGCCTCACGCCGGGGTCATCGCCGCGATCATCGAGGCGGTGCTGGGTTTGAGCGCAGACGCGCGCACTGGCACGCTGCGGTGGACACCGCGTGTGAGCGCCCGCCACGGCATCCAGAACCTGCGCTTTGGGGATCACACCGTGTCGGTCAGGTCCGCGGCGCGCGCGCCGGGACGGGATTACGTCATCCGCACCGAGGCCGACCGGCCCTTCACCTTACAGGTGGCAACCGATTTCTCGCAGGGCACTGCCTGGCGCGGAAAGAAGTCACTGGGGCCGCTGAATGCGGGAGCGACCGCGATCGAGGTGCGCGCGGGAACCGCCGAGTATCGCATCCGCGGCGAGCCCGGGCCCGACGGCTTCCCGCCTGGGCAGCCGCAGGGCCTGGCGGTTGTGCGCACCGCGCAGGGGGCACGGCTGCAATGGCAGCCATGTGTGGATGATGACCTCGCGGGCTACTGCGTCTATCGCACCGAGGACCACGGTTGGCGCAACGTGAGCGGCGCCCTGTGCGCCTGGTCGTCATACACCGACGACGATCCGCCGCCAGGGGGCTGCCGGTACGCGGTGGCGGCGGTGGATGCCGCCAGCAACACCAGCCCCATGTCCGCGCCCGCGGACCTGGGAGCAGTGGGAGGCGCGCCATCGGCGCTGACACCACCGGAATCGGCATAGACGTCATCGAGATCAGCCGCCTGGAGGCGGCACTAGGTCGCCAGCCGCGCCTCGAGCAGCGATGCTTCAGCCCCGCCGAACGGGAGTACAGCAACCGCTGTCGCCGCCCGGGTCAGCATTTCGCCGCTCGGTTCGCGGCGAAAGAAGCGGTGGCGAAGGCGCTGCAAATCGGCGTGCGGTGGCGGGAGATCGAGATCATCGGCGCGGGGGGGCCGCCAAGGGTGGCGCTGTCGGGCCGCACCCGGGCGGCGGCTGCGGGGCGGCGGGTGATGGTTTCGCTGTCTCACAGCGGCGACATCGCGATGGCGGTCGCGGTCGCCCACAGGAGTCGGGAATGAAGGTTGTGACCGCCGCGCAGATGCGGGAGATTGACCGCCGGACGATCGCGGAACGGGGCATCGCCGGCCGCGAGTTGATGGAGAACGCGGGGCGGGCGGTCGCCGATCTGGTGCGCCACGCGGTGGCCGCGCCCACCGGCGCGAGCGCGGCCATTTTCGCCGGCAAGGGCAATAACGGTGGCGATGGCTTCGTGGCGGCGCGCCACCTCGCGCAACGGGGCATGGAGGTGCGGGTGATCCTCGCGGCGCGAGCGACGGAAGTCACCGGCGATGCGGCGCATTACCTGGCGGCAGCGGGCAGCGGCGGCGTTGCGATAGCGGAAGCGACGCAGATGGGGCCCGGTGCCTTGCGCACAGCGGCGGGGGCGGAGGTTATCGTGGATGCGCTCCTGGGCACGGGCATGAGCGGCGAAGTCACCGGTGTCGTTGGCGAGATGGTGGACCTCATCAATGACCTGCGCCGCGAGGGAAAGTGCTTGGTGGTCGCCGTGGATGTGCCTTCAGGCATCAACGCCGACACCGGGGCTGTATGCGGGCGCGCGGTCGCGGCGGACCACACGGTGACGATGGGCCTGCCCAAGCTGGGGCTGCTGCTGGGGGAGGGGATAGCGCACGCGGGGGCGGTGATGGTGGCCGACATCGGCTTTCCGGCGGACGTGATCGCGGACTCGCCGTGCGCGGCCGAGCTAATCGAACGCGAGTGGGCGCAGGCGGCGCTGCCGGCGCCGCGGCTGGACGCGCACAAGGGCGACCGCGGCCGGGTGGCGGTTATCGCCGGGTCCGTGGGCATGACGGGGGCGGCGGCGCTGAGCTCGATGGCAGCCCTGCGCATGGGTGCGGGGCTGGTGACCCTGGGCGTGCCGGCAAGCGTGAACGACATCATGGAAGTGAAGCTGACCGAAGCCATGACGCGCCCCCTGCCTGAGACGCCGGAACATACGCTCGCGAGGGCAGCCTATGCGGCCGCACTCGATTTGGCGCATGGCGCCGACGCGGTGGTTCTGGGGCCGGGGCTGTCGCGCCATGAGGAAACGGCGAGCTTGATCCGGGATCTCGTGCCGGCGATCCAGCGACCGCTGGTGCTGGACGCCGACGGGCTCAACGCGCTGGCCGGCCAGGGTGAACTGCTCCGGCGCCGACGCGCACCGACGGTGTGCACGCCGCACCCGGGCGAGATGGGGAGACTGGTGGGCCTGACGGCCGCGCAAGTGCAAGGCGATCGTCTGGGCGTCGCCCGGCGCGCGGCGGCCGACTTGGGCTGCGTGATCCTGCTCAAGGGGGCGAGAACCATCATCGCGGAACCGGGGGACCGCGCGCGGATCAATCCCACCGGCAACCCCGGCATGGCTTCCGGGGGCACCGGCGACGTGCTGGCGGGGATGATCGGCGCGCTGCTGGGGCAGGGGTGCGAGGCCGGCGATGCCGCGAGCGCGGCGGCGTTCTTCCACGGCCTGGCGGGCGACCATGCCGCCCGTGATCGCGGCCAGCGCTGCCTGGTCGCGGGCGACCTCATTGATTGCCTGCCGTCGGCGCTGAAGCCGCCGACCTGACGCCGGGTTGCGCCGCAGGTTGTCGCGGGCTGCGGGGCTGTGCTATAATCCGCTGCACATGCGTCGGAGGGTAGATTGAAGCAGGGCGTCATCTTCAGCGGCATGCGCCCCACCGGGCGGCTGCACCTGGGCAACCTCGAGGGGGCGCTGCGCAACTGGGTGGCGTTGCAGGACGACTACGAGCTCTACTGCGGCATCGTTGACCTGCACGCCCTGACCACCGATTGCGAGGACACCTCGCAGCTCGCCGAGCGCGTCCGCGAGATGGCCATGGACTTCATCGCCGCCGGCATTGATCCCGAGCGCGCGACCGTTCTGGTGCAGTCCCACGTTCGTGAGCACGCCGAGCTGCACCTGCTGT
The sequence above is drawn from the Armatimonadota bacterium genome and encodes:
- the ahcY gene encoding adenosylhomocysteinase — its product is MTYDVTDAGLAEQGRLRAEWAGREMPVLKLLTERFTREQPLTGVRIGACLHVTTETVNLMHVLKAAGAEPALCASNPLSTQDDAAAYLAVAAGVPTFARKGEDEKTYYQHIDAVLDLKPQITIDDGADFTYILHTKRKDLLANVIGGCEETTTGVIRLRNMARDGALAYPIIAVNDANTKHLFDNRYGTGQSSLDGILRATNLLIAGKRFVVAGYGLCGRGVALRARGMGAHVIVTEVDPLRALEATMDGYQVLPMAQAARVGDIFITVTGDTGIIRAEHFEVMRDGAVLCNTGHFNVEINLPQLAAMARARRRVREFVEEFELADGRRLYLLGDGRLINLAAAEGHPSSVMDMSFANQAMSCVHLAQHGRELTKAVHSVPREIDEEIARLKLAAMGVEIDALTPEQEKYLAAWEEGT
- the greA gene encoding transcription elongation factor GreA, with the protein product MDQSTYDEMQQSLAVTREGYTKLLDELEHLKTVERKQVANRIREAKQFGDLEGNAEFEEAKTEQAHVEGRILELQRLLQNASVIERSEGPADEVRLGSVVKLKDQAGKKIEYRIVGPVEADPGNHRISYQSPVGQALVGHSKGNKVKVTAPAGAVSYTIVDVKN
- the lysS gene encoding lysine--tRNA ligase — encoded protein: MSDEEHELVRQRRLKLERLRELGRDPFAITRFERTHLAREVVEGYCELEGRQVTVAGRLRSLRTHGKAAFGDLADISGTIQIFCKLDRLGAESFALLEEVDIGDFLGVAGEVMTTRSGEITVAAERLEVLSKSLRPLPDKWHGLKDTEIRYRRRYVDLIINPEVRRTFIVRSQVIREIRRFLDGRGFLEVETPMMQAIPGGGAAKPFITHHNALDLDLYLRVAPELYLKRLIVGGFEKIYEVNRSFRNEGVSTRHNPEFTMLEVYQAYADYNDMMKLTEELIAHVCGEVLGDLSLTYQGRQVDLSPPWRRIGLLDAIAERTGADPQRLMEADSARALCGELGLPAGADLRLTTLVNNIFEARVEPHLIQPTFVVDYPTAISPLAKRKPGNPDLVERFEPFVAGRELGNAFTELNDPIDQHRRFEEQARARAAGDEEAHPMDEDYVRALEYGMPPTGGLGIGIDRLVMLLTDSPSIRDVILFPQMRPQA
- a CDS encoding M67 family metallopeptidase, which produces MLSLSKGILQQIIAHAERAYPAESCGILVGRREHARTVTVAYPAANVSRDGRRDRYEIDPAEIYRVARATMGTEEQIIGFYHSHPRFPPHPSVHDAAKAWPYYSYLIVSIRNGGGNGDSVSLRSWVWQNGKGEFREEPVEVNLQAAPAGAAP
- a CDS encoding 4'-phosphopantetheinyl transferase superfamily protein translates to MEAALGRQPRLEQRCFSPAEREYSNRCRRPGQHFAARFAAKEAVAKALQIGVRWREIEIIGAGGPPRVALSGRTRAAAAGRRVMVSLSHSGDIAMAVAVAHRSRE
- a CDS encoding NAD(P)H-hydrate dehydratase, with product MKVVTAAQMREIDRRTIAERGIAGRELMENAGRAVADLVRHAVAAPTGASAAIFAGKGNNGGDGFVAARHLAQRGMEVRVILAARATEVTGDAAHYLAAAGSGGVAIAEATQMGPGALRTAAGAEVIVDALLGTGMSGEVTGVVGEMVDLINDLRREGKCLVVAVDVPSGINADTGAVCGRAVAADHTVTMGLPKLGLLLGEGIAHAGAVMVADIGFPADVIADSPCAAELIEREWAQAALPAPRLDAHKGDRGRVAVIAGSVGMTGAAALSSMAALRMGAGLVTLGVPASVNDIMEVKLTEAMTRPLPETPEHTLARAAYAAALDLAHGADAVVLGPGLSRHEETASLIRDLVPAIQRPLVLDADGLNALAGQGELLRRRRAPTVCTPHPGEMGRLVGLTAAQVQGDRLGVARRAAADLGCVILLKGARTIIAEPGDRARINPTGNPGMASGGTGDVLAGMIGALLGQGCEAGDAASAAAFFHGLAGDHAARDRGQRCLVAGDLIDCLPSALKPPT